From a region of the Corallococcus coralloides DSM 2259 genome:
- a CDS encoding DUF3106 domain-containing protein, producing MLGRMTAGVLAVALLIGMPASATNAPAPTAAERFEKLPPEQKEALRARLREFKAMSPEEQARVRANLQRWRQLPPEERERLRNNLRDFRKLSPQERQAVREQVRELRGLPPERRAELRERVRAYLKEHPERREQMLENMRRWRRMSPEERQEARERLRERRRNK from the coding sequence ATGCTGGGAAGGATGACCGCCGGCGTGCTGGCGGTGGCGCTGCTCATCGGCATGCCCGCCTCCGCGACCAACGCCCCCGCGCCCACCGCCGCGGAGCGCTTCGAGAAGCTCCCGCCGGAGCAGAAGGAGGCCCTGCGCGCGAGGCTGCGCGAGTTCAAGGCCATGTCCCCCGAGGAGCAGGCCCGCGTGCGCGCGAACCTCCAGCGCTGGCGGCAGCTGCCCCCGGAGGAGCGCGAGCGGCTGAGGAACAACCTGCGCGACTTCCGGAAGCTGTCGCCCCAGGAGCGGCAGGCGGTGCGTGAGCAGGTGCGCGAGTTGCGCGGCCTCCCCCCGGAGCGCCGCGCGGAGCTGCGCGAACGGGTGCGCGCCTACCTCAAGGAACACCCGGAGCGCCGCGAGCAGATGCTGGAGAACATGCGCCGCTGGCGGCGGATGTCTCCGGAGGAGCGACAGGAGGCACGCGAGCGGCTGCGCGAAAGGCGGCGCAACAAGTGA